The DNA region AGGTGGTGGAGGCGGGCGGCCTGTACGTGCTGGGCACCGAGCGTCACGAGTCGCGCCGCATCGACAACCAGCTGCGTGGACGTTCCGGCCGCCAGGGCGACCCGGGGGAGAGCCGCTTCTACCTGTCGCTGACGGATGACCTGATGCGCCTGTTCCAGTCCGGTGCGGCCGAGGCGATCCTCGCGCGCACGAATTTCCCGGACGACGTGGCCATCGAATCGACCATGGTCTCGCGCGCCATCAAGAGCGCGCAGTCTCAGGTCGAAGGGCGCAACGCCGAGATCCGCAAGAACGTCCTCAAGTACGACGACGTCCTGAACCGTCAGCGCGAGGCGATCTACTCCGACCGCCGGCACATCCTCGAGGGCGATGACATCGCCGATCGCGTGCAGCACTTCATCGAGGATGCGATCAACGCCGTGATCGACGATCACACCTCCAGTGGACACACCGAGAGCTGGGACTTCGATGCCCTCTGGACCGAGCTGAAGACGCTCTACCCGGTGGGTGTGACGATCGACGAGGTCGTCTCCGAGGCGGGCACCAAGGGTCGCATCACACCCGAAGGGCTCAAACGCGAGATCCTCTCCGACGCGAAGATCGCGTACAGCAAGCGCGAGGAGACCCTCGGCACGGCCGCAACCCGCGAGCTGGAGCGACGCGTCGTGCTGCAGGTGCTGGATCGCCGCTGGCGTGACCACCTCTACGAGATGGATTACCTCAAGGACGGCATCGGCCTGCGCGCCATGGCGCAGCGCGACCCGCTGATCGAGTACCAGCGCGAGGGCTACCAGATGTTCCAGTCCATGATGGGGCAGATCAAGGAGGAGACGGTCGGGTACCTCTACAACCTCGAAGTAGAGGTGCGTCGTCCCGCCGAAGGCGACGGCGAGGCTGCCGAGGTGCAGGCCAAGGGGCTCGCGATCGTTCCGGTCGAAGGCCAGCGCCTGGAGTACTCCGCGGCCAACGACGCCGGCGAGGTCGAGGTCCGCAACGACCGCGGTCAGGTGCAGCAGGCTGCCACCAACCGTCTTCGTCAGGCCGCGGCATCCGCTGCCCCCGCCGCAGCACCTGTGAAGGAAGCTCCGCGTGGAGCGTTCGGGCAGCGCACGGATGCCGCACCGGCGGCCGCGCCGCAGAACCGGGCGCAGCGCCGCGCGGTCGACAAGAAGAAGTGAGGGCCGCGGGCCAATCCTGACCCGCTGGCCCTCTCGGACGTGGCGGTGGGCCCGCTTTTCGGGCCGGAGCGGCGCTGCCGTGACGCTGTCGATGCGCCGGCGCGCATCGATCCACGTCGCGGCAACTATCCTGAACCGATGAGCCCCCTCCGCCCCCTGGACCAGTCGAGCAAGCTGAAGGACGTTCTCTACGAGATCCGCGGGCAGGCGCTCGTCGAGGCGCATCGCCTCGAGAGCGACGGGCACACCATCCTCAAGCTGAACACCGGTAACCCGGCCGGGTTCGGGTTCGAGGCGCCGTTCCAGATCGTGCGGGACATGATCGAGGCCATCCCGCGCGCGCACGGGTACAGCGACAGCCGCGGCATCATCTCCGCGCGCCGGGCGGTGGTGTACCGCTACGAGCAGCTGGAGACCTTCCCCGCTTTCGGGCCGGACGATGTGTTCCTCGGCAACGGCGTGTCCGAGCTGATCACGATGACCATGCAGGCGCTGCTGGACGAAGGCGACGAGGTGCTCATCCCGGCGCCGGACTACCCGCTCTGGACGGCGATGACCAGCCTCGGCGGCGGCACCCCGCTGCACTACCGCTGCGATGAGCTCAACGGCTGGCAGCCGGACCTGGAGGACATCCGCGCGCAGATCACTCCCCGCACCAAGGCGATCGTGGTGATCAATCCGAACAACCCCACCGGCGCCGTCTACACGCGAGAGGTGCTCGAGGGCATCGCCGCCATCGCGCGGGAGCATTCGCTGCTGCTGCTGTCCGACGAGATCTATGACCGCATCCTCTTCGACGATGCCG from Microbacterium sp. zg-B185 includes:
- a CDS encoding pyridoxal phosphate-dependent aminotransferase; this encodes MSPLRPLDQSSKLKDVLYEIRGQALVEAHRLESDGHTILKLNTGNPAGFGFEAPFQIVRDMIEAIPRAHGYSDSRGIISARRAVVYRYEQLETFPAFGPDDVFLGNGVSELITMTMQALLDEGDEVLIPAPDYPLWTAMTSLGGGTPLHYRCDELNGWQPDLEDIRAQITPRTKAIVVINPNNPTGAVYTREVLEGIAAIAREHSLLLLSDEIYDRILFDDAEHIPMATIAPDLLCLTFNGLSKTYRVAGYRSGWLVITGPQDHAAGFLEGINLLASTRLCPNVPAQHAVQAALSGVQSIDSLIAPTGRLHEQRDAAWQGLEAIPGVSCVKPAGALYAFPRFDPEVYEIRDDAKLVYDFLVAEHVLLVQGTGFNWPTPDHVRIVTLPEARVLSEAIERLGNFLSSYRQ